One Oscillatoria salina IIICB1 genomic window carries:
- the proB gene encoding glutamate 5-kinase, giving the protein MPQTLVVKIGTSCLTQPTTGQLALSTIAALVETLSYLRQQGFPVVLVSSGAVGVGCARLHLKERPRKMALKQAVAAVGQGRLMRVYDDLFTSLQQPIAQVLLTRRDLIERSSYVNAYNTFQELLELGVIPIVNENDTVAVEELKFGDNDTLSARVASLIEADWLFLLTDVDRLYSADPRAVPNAEPITVVKAEQLAKLQVTAGSSGSQWGTGGMVTKLAAARIATSAGVRTVITQGRDPQNINKILQGEKLGTQFEPQPRTDKARKRWIAHGLIAKGKLYLDEGAVAAICQGGKSLLAAGIIQVEGHFQPDEAVQLCDRQGVEIALGLANYSSTEIEKIQGHHSEKIPDLLGYAGAETVVHRDNLVIQYCPL; this is encoded by the coding sequence ATGCCACAAACTCTGGTAGTAAAAATTGGTACGTCTTGTCTGACTCAACCGACCACAGGTCAGCTAGCGCTTTCGACCATTGCAGCACTGGTTGAGACCTTAAGTTATTTGCGCCAACAAGGTTTCCCTGTCGTCTTAGTTTCATCGGGTGCAGTCGGAGTTGGTTGTGCGCGGTTGCACCTTAAAGAACGTCCCCGTAAAATGGCATTGAAACAAGCGGTAGCAGCCGTAGGTCAAGGAAGGTTAATGCGAGTATATGACGACCTGTTCACCTCGCTACAACAGCCAATTGCTCAAGTTTTGCTCACTCGTCGCGACTTAATCGAGCGTAGTAGCTACGTCAATGCTTACAATACATTTCAGGAATTACTAGAACTAGGTGTAATTCCCATCGTCAATGAAAACGATACCGTTGCTGTTGAGGAATTAAAATTTGGTGATAATGATACCCTCAGCGCGCGAGTGGCAAGTTTAATCGAAGCTGATTGGTTATTTTTATTAACAGACGTAGACAGACTTTATTCGGCAGACCCTCGTGCAGTTCCCAATGCCGAACCGATTACTGTAGTGAAAGCAGAACAATTAGCCAAATTACAAGTAACAGCAGGGTCAAGTGGTTCCCAGTGGGGAACGGGAGGAATGGTGACAAAATTAGCCGCCGCGCGGATAGCGACCAGTGCTGGGGTGAGAACGGTAATTACTCAAGGACGAGATCCCCAGAATATTAACAAAATACTTCAGGGAGAGAAACTCGGCACTCAGTTTGAACCGCAACCCCGTACCGATAAAGCTCGGAAGCGCTGGATAGCCCACGGTTTAATCGCTAAAGGTAAACTTTATTTAGATGAGGGGGCAGTAGCGGCAATTTGTCAAGGGGGTAAATCGTTATTGGCTGCGGGTATTATTCAGGTAGAAGGGCATTTTCAACCTGACGAAGCAGTGCAATTATGCGATCGCCAAGGAGTAGAAATTGCTCTCGGATTGGCGAACTACAGTAGCACAGAGATCGAGAAAATTCAAGGACATCACTCCGAAAAAATTCCCGATCTCTTAGGCTATGCAGGTGCAGAAACCGTAGTTCACCGCGATAATCTCGTCATTCAGTATTGCCCGCTTTAA
- a CDS encoding YqeG family HAD IIIA-type phosphatase, giving the protein MSWTANLQPDLILGGSIISITPELLQQYQLKGLILDVDETLVPIRERQVSEELLQWVEEIRQVAKLWLVSNNISQNRISKIAKSLDLPYLLGAGKPSRKKLRQASQAMSLPVEQVAMVGDRLFTDVLAGNRLGMFTILVEPMVDPALTSPSHPLRNFEVWFSELLGVSISGKQQNFTQVEKS; this is encoded by the coding sequence ATGTCTTGGACAGCAAATTTACAGCCGGATTTGATTCTTGGAGGTTCGATTATTAGTATTACTCCGGAATTGCTTCAGCAATACCAACTCAAAGGACTCATTTTAGATGTGGATGAAACTTTAGTACCGATCCGAGAAAGACAGGTATCTGAGGAACTGTTGCAGTGGGTTGAAGAAATTAGACAAGTAGCAAAGCTGTGGTTGGTAAGTAACAATATTAGTCAAAATCGGATTAGTAAAATTGCTAAATCTCTTGACTTACCTTATCTTTTGGGTGCAGGTAAGCCTTCTCGCAAAAAGCTTCGACAGGCATCTCAGGCGATGAGTTTACCTGTGGAACAAGTGGCAATGGTTGGCGATCGCCTTTTTACTGATGTCCTCGCTGGTAATCGTCTGGGAATGTTTACTATTCTCGTTGAACCAATGGTCGATCCTGCTCTCACTTCACCTAGTCACCCTTTGCGTAACTTTGAAGTTTGGTTTTCTGAGTTACTCGGAGTCTCAATTTCAGGAAAACAACAAAATTTTACACAAGTCGAAAAATCTTGA